Proteins co-encoded in one Galactobacillus timonensis genomic window:
- a CDS encoding YlmH/Sll1252 family protein — protein MNDETERLLEHLKDLERRRDVRGIHTESGFLNEEEQAQAIVRFPPSDMIRYVGGYPDARKKKVIFPRDLEDDFSDIVCIAADVDLRFRKIGHRDILGSLMALQIDRHSIGDLFLDEQLSLAVIYTGSEMARFLIDNYHSIANLNVSFREVDPIIPERRQEEIIVNVAALRMDCVTAALAHTSRENAKEMIRQGKVMVNHRLLEKADSLCNNNCTISIRGIGRFTYVSEHGRTRKNRVTALFLKEL, from the coding sequence ATGAATGACGAGACAGAGCGGCTGCTGGAACATCTCAAGGATCTGGAGCGGCGCCGCGATGTCAGAGGCATTCATACGGAATCCGGGTTTCTGAATGAAGAGGAACAGGCGCAGGCGATCGTGAGGTTTCCGCCGTCTGATATGATCCGCTACGTGGGCGGATATCCGGATGCACGCAAGAAGAAAGTCATCTTCCCGAGAGATCTGGAAGATGACTTTTCTGATATCGTATGCATTGCGGCTGATGTTGACCTGCGTTTTCGAAAAATCGGGCATCGTGATATTCTCGGTTCGCTGATGGCGCTGCAGATTGATCGCCACAGCATCGGTGATCTGTTTCTGGATGAGCAGCTGAGCCTGGCCGTGATCTATACCGGCAGTGAGATGGCACGCTTTCTGATCGATAACTATCATTCCATTGCCAATCTCAATGTCTCCTTCCGTGAGGTTGATCCCATCATTCCAGAGCGCCGGCAGGAAGAGATTATCGTCAATGTTGCGGCGCTGCGCATGGATTGCGTCACTGCGGCGCTGGCGCATACGAGCCGTGAAAATGCGAAGGAAATGATCCGGCAGGGGAAGGTGATGGTGAATCATCGTCTTCTTGAGAAAGCAGATTCGTTGTGCAATAATAACTGTACGATTTCCATTCGGGGAATCGGGCGTTTCACCTATGTTTCTGAGCATGGGCGGACACGGAAAAACCGTGTGACCGCTTTGTTTTTGAAGGAACTGTAG
- the ileS gene encoding isoleucine--tRNA ligase, which produces MTVDYKNTLHMPDTEFEMRGNLAKKEPGILKQWEEDNYFQNILAHHKGQKAFVLHDGPPYANGNLHAGTAMNRCIKDFTNRTHAMSGYYTPYFPGWDTHGLPIENAIQKLGVDRKKLSPAEFRKKCEEYAHQQIAQQMATEKRLGQIGDYDHPYITLNKEFEKRQIKAFESMALQGLIFQGLKPVYWSPYNETAVADSEIVYRDVTDATIYLAFQIADGKGILDSSDYYVIWTTTPWTIPSNEAVSLNPDLEYAEVQTEKGRLIMLAKFVDPLLAKFHLTNQGVLRTFKGRELEGITYHHVVFDKECPTLLGSHVEDQDGTGVVHTAGGHGLDDFNVCRKYGLDPINTVDSVGNMNENAGKYQGMFFEDCSKAIIHDMNEQGCLLAVEPITHSYPHDDRLKKKVIFRAVKQWFCSIDKVRDKLLDEIDHQIVWHNEWGQVRMHNMIADREDWCISRQRLWGVPIPIFYCEDGSPIMEKEVFDHIADLFGEYGSNVWFERDAKGLLPEGYTNPKSPNGIFTKEKDIMDVWFDSGSSWSELEARGLEYPCDMYFEGSDQYRGWFNSSLIVGSCVKGCAPYREVLSHGYVVDSKGEKMSKSLGNVVNPMDIINKNGADVFRLWAATSDFKADLKLGPDNIKQVSDQYRKIRNTFRFLLGNVNPKDFDPKKDMVAYSDLEPVDRYILVRLDETVKSVREDVLEYDYVSSVKALMNFMVNELSSYYCDFTKDILYCNDLNDHRRRQVQSVYWICADKLVRLWAPFLVYTCEEVWQHFNDESEKSVHYTEYPAVENYPDAEELKKTFGELLSLRSDASKALEDARNANLIHSSQEAELEIHCTAADEDLLKGTLNNAAAQWLIVSKVSFAAGDKRQVVVKKAPGTKCPRCWNYTEEADSEGLCPRCHRVMNK; this is translated from the coding sequence ATGACTGTTGACTACAAGAACACGCTTCACATGCCTGACACCGAATTCGAGATGCGCGGCAACCTGGCAAAGAAGGAGCCGGGCATTTTAAAGCAATGGGAAGAGGATAATTATTTCCAGAACATTCTGGCCCATCACAAGGGACAGAAGGCTTTCGTCCTCCATGACGGTCCGCCGTATGCCAACGGCAACCTGCATGCAGGAACGGCCATGAACCGCTGTATCAAGGACTTCACCAACCGTACACATGCCATGTCGGGCTACTATACGCCCTATTTTCCGGGCTGGGATACACATGGCCTGCCGATTGAAAACGCCATTCAGAAGCTTGGCGTCGACCGCAAGAAGCTGAGCCCCGCCGAGTTCCGCAAGAAGTGCGAAGAATATGCGCACCAGCAGATTGCGCAGCAGATGGCAACTGAGAAGCGCCTCGGCCAGATCGGTGACTACGATCACCCGTATATCACGCTGAACAAGGAATTTGAGAAGCGTCAGATCAAGGCCTTCGAGTCGATGGCTCTGCAGGGACTGATCTTCCAGGGCCTCAAGCCGGTCTACTGGTCTCCGTACAATGAAACGGCAGTCGCCGATTCGGAGATCGTTTATCGCGACGTTACCGATGCGACAATTTATCTTGCTTTTCAGATTGCCGATGGCAAAGGCATCTTGGACAGCTCCGACTATTATGTCATCTGGACAACGACGCCATGGACCATTCCGTCCAATGAAGCAGTCAGTCTCAATCCGGATCTGGAATATGCCGAAGTGCAGACCGAAAAGGGCAGACTCATCATGCTCGCAAAGTTTGTCGATCCGCTGCTGGCTAAATTCCATCTGACAAATCAGGGTGTTCTGCGCACCTTCAAAGGCCGTGAGCTGGAGGGCATCACCTATCATCATGTCGTCTTTGATAAAGAGTGCCCGACACTGCTTGGCAGCCACGTCGAAGATCAGGATGGTACCGGCGTCGTTCATACGGCTGGCGGCCATGGTCTCGATGATTTCAATGTCTGCCGCAAGTACGGTCTCGATCCGATCAATACCGTTGACTCTGTCGGCAATATGAATGAGAATGCCGGCAAATATCAGGGCATGTTCTTTGAAGACTGTTCCAAGGCCATTATCCATGATATGAATGAGCAGGGCTGCCTTCTTGCCGTTGAACCGATTACCCATAGCTATCCGCATGACGACCGCCTCAAGAAGAAGGTCATCTTCCGCGCCGTGAAGCAGTGGTTCTGCTCCATCGATAAGGTTCGTGACAAGCTGCTGGATGAAATTGATCATCAGATTGTCTGGCATAACGAATGGGGCCAGGTACGCATGCACAACATGATTGCGGACCGTGAGGACTGGTGCATTTCGCGTCAGCGTCTTTGGGGTGTACCGATTCCGATCTTCTATTGCGAAGACGGTTCGCCGATCATGGAGAAGGAAGTGTTTGATCATATCGCCGATCTGTTCGGTGAATATGGATCCAACGTCTGGTTCGAGCGGGATGCGAAGGGCCTTCTGCCGGAAGGCTACACGAATCCCAAGTCTCCCAACGGCATCTTCACGAAGGAAAAGGACATCATGGATGTATGGTTCGATTCCGGCTCGAGCTGGAGCGAACTCGAGGCCCGCGGCCTGGAATATCCGTGCGACATGTACTTTGAAGGCTCAGATCAGTACCGCGGCTGGTTCAACAGCTCGCTGATTGTCGGTAGCTGCGTTAAGGGCTGTGCGCCGTACAGGGAAGTACTGTCCCATGGCTATGTCGTTGACTCCAAGGGTGAGAAGATGTCCAAGTCGCTTGGCAACGTTGTCAACCCGATGGACATCATCAACAAGAACGGTGCCGATGTATTCCGCCTGTGGGCGGCGACATCCGACTTCAAGGCGGATCTGAAGCTTGGACCGGACAACATCAAGCAGGTATCGGATCAGTACCGCAAGATCCGCAACACGTTCCGTTTCCTGCTGGGCAATGTGAATCCGAAAGACTTTGATCCGAAGAAGGACATGGTCGCCTACAGCGATCTGGAACCGGTGGACCGCTACATTCTGGTTCGTCTGGATGAGACGGTGAAGAGTGTCCGTGAAGATGTGCTCGAGTATGACTATGTGTCTTCCGTAAAGGCACTGATGAACTTCATGGTGAATGAGCTCAGCTCCTATTACTGCGACTTTACGAAGGATATCCTGTACTGCAACGATCTCAACGATCATCGCCGCCGCCAGGTACAGTCGGTTTACTGGATCTGCGCTGACAAGCTGGTCCGTCTGTGGGCACCGTTCCTTGTTTATACCTGCGAAGAGGTATGGCAGCACTTCAACGATGAGAGTGAAAAGAGTGTTCACTATACCGAGTATCCGGCCGTTGAAAACTATCCGGATGCGGAAGAACTCAAGAAGACGTTCGGCGAGCTGCTGTCGCTGCGCTCGGATGCAAGCAAGGCTCTGGAAGATGCGCGCAATGCAAATCTGATCCACAGCTCCCAGGAGGCGGAGCTTGAAATTCACTGCACCGCCGCGGATGAAGATCTGCTCAAGGGCACGTTGAACAATGCGGCTGCCCAGTGGCTGATTGTCTCGAAGGTTTCCTTTGCGGCCGGCGACAAGCGTCAGGTTGTTGTCAAGAAGGCGCCCGGTACCAAGTGCCCGCGCTGCTGGAACTATACCGAGGAAGCTGACAGCGAAGGTCTCTGCCCGCGCTGCCACCGTGTTATGAACAAGTAA
- a CDS encoding DivIVA domain-containing protein: MTAPRPTFRVMKNGYDRFAVDDAIERYAAQVDQLQKQLDAFRTQLDETQKRLRQVEQQYNAMVSSAQAQKEAADNIARLSLREANQIISTAQKNADDIVRESLQTARLILTDLSKLYGGAEEVKDTTKENLEKVIKDLNSFELPRMPDLRWLEEAEKKLR; encoded by the coding sequence ATGACGGCACCTCGTCCGACATTTCGGGTCATGAAGAATGGATATGACCGGTTTGCGGTAGATGATGCCATTGAACGCTATGCCGCCCAGGTCGATCAGCTGCAGAAGCAGCTGGACGCATTCCGTACACAGCTGGATGAGACGCAGAAACGTCTGCGTCAGGTCGAACAGCAGTACAATGCGATGGTTTCCTCGGCACAGGCGCAGAAGGAAGCGGCCGACAACATAGCCCGCCTGTCACTGCGGGAGGCCAACCAGATTATTTCGACGGCGCAGAAGAATGCGGATGACATCGTCCGTGAAAGTCTGCAGACGGCGCGTCTGATCCTTACGGATCTGTCCAAGCTCTATGGCGGAGCAGAAGAAGTAAAGGATACGACGAAGGAAAATCTGGAAAAAGTGATCAAGGATTTGAATTCGTTTGAACTTCCCAGGATGCCGGATCTGCGGTGGCTTGAGGAAGCAGAGAAGAAGCTGCGCTGA